The Burkholderiales bacterium genome includes the window ATACTGCCGGCGGTTACAGTTCATTTTGTCGGCCACAGCCTGGGCGGCTTGGTGGTTCTGAAAATGCTGGAACAAGTCGCCGCTTCGCGAGAGGGCCGCATCGTGCTGATGGGCACGCCCTGCGGCGGCAGTCATGCCGCGCGGGTGCTGGCGAAATCCGGCCTCGGGCAATGGCTGCTGGGACTCAGCATGCCGGTGGGAGAAATGCATCTGGCGGCGCCTGCGCGCTATGACCTGGGCGTGATTGCCGGCGACCGCGGCCTGGGGCTGGGGCGGTTCCTGGCGCCCGGTCTGCCGCGCCCCAATGACGGCGTGGTGACGGTGAATGAAACGCGCATCGCCGGAATGAAGGACCATATTGTGATGCGGGTGAGCCATTCCGGCATGTTGTTCTCTTCCCGCGCCGCCAGCCAGGTATGCGCTTTTCTCACCAACGGTTATTTCCGGCGACACTGAGCAATGATGAGGAAATCTTTCAAATGGATGCTTCCGTTATTGCCGCTTTTAGGCGGGTGCGCCAATTTCGGTTTTTATTGGCAATCGGTGAACGGGCAGATGGAGATATGGAAAAAAGAACAATCCATCCAGACGCTATTAGCCGATCAAAGCGTGACGCCCGAATTAAAGCGCAAGCTGCAAAGCGTGCTCGATATCCGCGAGTTCGCCAGCCGCGAGCTCAAGCTGCCCGATAACGGCAGCTACCGGCTCTATGCCGATTTGCAGCGACCCTACGTGCTGTGGAACGTATTTGCCACACCGGAGTTTTCGATCAGGCCGAAAGAGTGGTGCTTCGTGATTGCCGGCTGCGTCAGCTACCGCGGTTATTTTTCTGAAAGTGAAGCGGAGCGCTTTGCCGAAAATCAGCGCAGCCAGGGCTACGATGTTTTTGTGGCAGGCGTCCCCGCTTATTCCACGCTCGGCTGGTTTGATGATCCCGTGTTAAGCACCTTTATTCATCATCCGGAAACCGAAGTGGCGCGCCTGATATTCCACGAGCTTGCGCACCAGGTGGTGTATGTAAAAGACGATTCGATGTTCAACGAGTCTTTTGCCGTTGCAGTGGAACAGGAGGGGGTTTCGCGCTGGCTCGCTGAAAACGGCACCAGCGAGCAACGCGCAGCGTTTGTTGCCGCACAGCAAAGGAAAAAGGATTTTGTCCGGCTGGTGCTGAAATACCGCAGCCGGCTGGATGAACTCTACCGCTCGGCGGTCAGCGATCCGCAGAAGCGGGAAAGCAAGCGGCA containing:
- a CDS encoding aminopeptidase; translation: MLPLLPLLGGCANFGFYWQSVNGQMEIWKKEQSIQTLLADQSVTPELKRKLQSVLDIREFASRELKLPDNGSYRLYADLQRPYVLWNVFATPEFSIRPKEWCFVIAGCVSYRGYFSESEAERFAENQRSQGYDVFVAGVPAYSTLGWFDDPVLSTFIHHPETEVARLIFHELAHQVVYVKDDSMFNESFAVAVEQEGVSRWLAENGTSEQRAAFVAAQQRKKDFVRLVLKYRSRLDELYRSAVSDPQKRESKRQIFSELRQEYAQLKAAWGGFSGYDPWFVQDMNNAHLASVAAYTQLVPAFNRLLAGQDGNLARFYREVKEIAKLPKAERLVRLKES
- a CDS encoding alpha/beta fold hydrolase — encoded protein: MSKHPESMSSPHQAAVVVVHGLWVNSLIMRPLAHRIERCGYVVSCFSYPSVRATLAQNAARLADFVAILPAVTVHFVGHSLGGLVVLKMLEQVAASREGRIVLMGTPCGGSHAARVLAKSGLGQWLLGLSMPVGEMHLAAPARYDLGVIAGDRGLGLGRFLAPGLPRPNDGVVTVNETRIAGMKDHIVMRVSHSGMLFSSRAASQVCAFLTNGYFRRH